The genomic segment TCATGCAGTAATAGGTGAATTTGATTTTGCCCGTGCCAAAGCAAAACTTGGTTCGGATATCAATGGTGAATACCCGGTTGTGCATGATAAAGCTCTTGTAGAGTTGGTAAATGCCTATCATCCGCTTTTATTTTTATATAATAAGAAATCGGCCAAGCCAACCATACCCGTTACATTAACACTTGATGAAACAAAACGTATTCTTGTTATTAGTGGGCCCAATGCCGGTGGTAAAACAGTAACGATGAAAACGATCGGGCTGTTGCAAATGATGGTGCAAAGCGGTTTATTGGTTCCTGTTCATCCATCTTCACAGTTTGGTATTTTCAAGCAACTCATGATACATATCGGCGATACGCAGAGTATCGAGTTTGAGCTAAGTACTTACAGCAGCCATTTGATCCACATGAAGCATTTCATGGAGAATGCAAATGGCAAAACATTATTCTTTATTGATGAACTTGGCAGCGGCAGTGATCCCAATCTTGGCGGTGCATTTGCCGAAGTGATTTTGAAAGAATTACTAAAGAAACATGCATATGGTGTAGTGACTACACATTACCTTAACCTGAAAGTGATGGCAGGCAAAACGCAGGGCATTGTTAACGGCGCAATGGCATTTGATGAAAAACATTTACAGCCTTTATATAAACTGATCGTAGGTAAACCCGGGAGCTCTTATACATTTTCAATTGCGGAACGGATCGGATTGGATAAACAATTGATCAATTCTGCAAAGCAGTTGATAGATGAAGATCAGTTTCGTCTTGATAAATTGCTGAACCGAACTGAACAGGATCTACGAACCATTGAACAGAAAGAAAAAGAATTGCATAAGCAGTTAAAAGAAAATGAAAAACTGCGAAAGGAAATGGAAGAAGTTATAAAAAAAGAAAAACATACTCAGCAGGTCGAGCTGCTTGCCCAGCAGAATAAGATAAATGAGGAAAGATTGGTGTACCTGAAGGATATGGAAAGAAAACTAAAGCAGATGATCATTGAATGGAGAAAGACAGAGAATAAAAATAAAGTGATCAAAGAAATGGAAAATCTTTTGTTTAAAAAGAATGAACAGAAAGTAGCAAGCAAAATGCAGAAGAAGATCGAATCGAAATTTGAAGAGATAAATGGCGAAATAAAAGAAGGTGTGAAGGTGAAGATGAAACGCAATCACCAGGTAGGCGAGGTGCTTGAGTTAAGAGGTAAGAGAGCCGTTGTAAAAATTGGATTACTGCCAATGCAGGTAGAGATCAAGGATTTAGTTGTCGTAAAAGAAAAAGAGCAATAAATAAAAACGAGGCCTTACGGGGCCCCGCCTATATTTAATGAATCAGTAACTCGTTTATCAGCTTTGAATATAGCTTTGTAAATGTTCAATTGTTTCTTTTTGTGCCAGGATCGTTTCTTTCACCACATCACTCATTGAAATAATTCCCACCATCCTGTTGCCATCAAATACCGGCATATAGCGGATATTTTTATCACTCATCAGTTCCATACAATGATCGATCGTATCAGAGGGAGACACAACAGGCAGATCAGTACTCATGATTTCACCGACAGTTGTTTCTGTTGAATTCTTTCCTTTCAGTACAACTTTTCTTGAGTAATCCCTTTCTGAAAAGATGCCGAGATATTTATCGTTTTCTTTTATCACCAACGAACCGATGTTCTCACCGTTCATTATTTCAAGTGCTTTCAATACCGAGCATTCAGGCGGCACTGAAATAGGTTCACGGTTTTTACGTGAGAGAATGTTGAAAACTTTATTCATATGTAAGCGTTTTTTTAAAGTTAGGAAAAAAGTCTGTTGAAAAGACAATATACCTTATTTTTTCCGGGCTAAAGTTCAAACAGAATGGTTATGCAGCATAATTGACATCTCAACTGAATATTCTCTTACATTTGTCTCAATCTAAATGCTTGCAAAATGATAACCAACCGCACCGTCCTTACACTTGATGAATTTACTATCCAACAGTTAAGACAGTTTCCCCAAGCTACGGGTGAGCTGAGCAGTTTGCTGCGGGATATTGGCTTAGCTGCTAAAAGAGTGAATGTTGAAGTGAATAAAGCAGGACTGGTAGATATATTGGGTGACGCTGGTTCAGTAAATGTGCAGGGTGAAGATGTAAAGAAACTGGACATATATGCTAACAACCAATTTATGGGTGTGTTGAAACATGGTATCAGTTGTGCCGGTATTGCCAGCGAGGAATTAGATGATTATATCGCATTTGATGATGATGTTAGCCGCAATTCAAAGTATATCTGTTTATTCGATCCATTAGATGGCAGTGGTAATATTGATGTGAACGTTTCTATCGGTACCATCTTTAGCATTTATCGTCGGATAACCCCAAAAGGTGAGTTAGTTAAGCTAGAAGATTTCCTGCAGCCAGGTACTCAACAGGTAGCAGGTGGTTATATTGTTTATGGTTCTTCGACGATGCTTGTATACGCAACCAAAAGAGGAGTGAATGGTTTTACGCTGGATCCTGCTATTGGTGAATTCTGTTTGAGTCACCCGGATATTAAATGTCCTGATGCGGGTAATATATATTCAGTGAATCATGGTCATTTTTTTCGATATGATGAAGGAGTGAGAGATTATATTCATAAATGCCAGCGGAAAACAAAACAAGACGGCGGTCCTTATACGCAACGTTATATTGGTAGTATGGTTTCTGATGTACATAGGAATTTAATTAAAGGAGGCATTTTTATGTATCCAGGTACTACTGATAAACCAAAAGGGAAATTGCGTTTGTTATATGAGTGCAACCCTTTTGCATTTATTCTTGAAATGGCAGGAGGTAAGGCTACTAATGGGAAACAAAGAATATTAGAGGTAATGCCAACTGAACTGCACCAGCGGTCGCCATTATTTATTGGTAGTAAATCAATGATGGAAGAACTGGAGGAGTGTTTGAAATAAAATTTTGATTCGTGGCGATAAAAATAATTAATTACGAAGAAAAATATCAGCCAGATTTTAAGAGATTAAATCTTGAGTGGCTGGATAAGTACAACCTCACAGAAAGCCATGACCTGGAAATAATGGACGATCCATCAGGAACTGTGATAGCCCGTGGTGGAATGATCTTCCTGGCGATGGATGGGTACGATGTAGTAGGTACGGCCGGTTTGTGGAAATCAAGTGATGAAGAATATGAGCTGATAAAAATGGGTGTTGATCCGCATCACCGCGGACTAGGCATCAGTAAACTGCTGCTGGAAAAATGTATCAGCGAGGCTGCAAAAGCAGGTGCAGAAAAAATCATTCTTTTCTCCAACAGCCAGTTGCAAACTGCAATCAGTTTGTACAAAAAATATGGATTTGAACATGTGCCCGTTACCGATGCTCCATTTTTAACTGCTGATATTAAAATGGAGTTATCTTTATAGTTCAATCTCAGCTATGTCCCGAACAATTATTTCTGTAAATAACCTGGTAAAGAATTATGGATCATTCCAGGCTGTAAAAGGAATTTCTTTTCATGTAAATGAAGGAGAAATCTTTGGATTGCTCGGACCTAATGGCGCCGGTAAATCAACTACACTCGAGATCATTGAAACATTACGTAGCAAAACTAGCGGCGAAGTAATTGTGGATGGTCTCAATCTTGATAAGCAACCGGGTGAAATAAAAAAAATTATCGGCGTGCAATTGCAATCAAGTGGCTATTATCCCGGGCTGAATCTTTTGCAGTTGATCGATCTGTTTAATGGCTTATATAATAAAAGTGTTGATTCAATGGAATTGCTTGAGATGGTAAACCTGAAAGACAAAGCAAAATCAAAACTCAAACAATTAAGCGGTGGACAAAAACAGCGTTTCTCAATTGCCACTACATTGATCAACGATCCCAAAATTATTTTTCTTGATGAACCTACAACCGGCCTGGATCCGCAGGCAAGACGCAGTTTATGGGAACTGGTAAAAAATATCAGGGAGAAAGGAACAACGGTGATCATTACCACGCATTATATGGACGAGGCAGAATACCTCTGTGATCGTGTTGCTATTATTGATCAGGGAAAGATCATCGCAATGGATACACCGGATAAACTGATCGATGATTTAATAAACTCTGGTTTTGACCGGCCTAAAGAAATGAAGCTGGCTAACCTGGAAGATGTATTTATTAATAAGACAGGACATTCTTTGAGAGAATGATTTGAGGATTAGCTAATGTGCGGATTAGCGAATTGGCATTACATAATTTGAAACAATTTATATGAAAACAGTTATTGAAGCTGACCCAAAGTATCCTATCGGGCAGTATGAACCGAAACCATTTTCTATCGGCCAAAAAATAGAATGGATGGCGGATATAAAATTCCTTCCGTTGCAGTTGGAAAATGCAGTGTTGAATCTGGATGAACATCAACTGCTCACTCCTTATCGGGAAGACGGGTGGACGGTGCAACAATTGGTGCATCATGTGGCCGATAGTCATATCAATGCTTATTGCCGTTTCAAACTGGGACTTACTGAAGATAACCCGACTATCAAACCTTATGATGAGAAGCGTTGGGCTGAACTAAACGATACGCATAAAACACCCATCAATATTTCTCTTACACTGCTTCATGCCCTTCACCAACGTTGGGATGAAGTGCTGAAGCAGATCAGCGATGATGAATGGAACAATCATAATGTTTATCATCCTGAAAGTAAAAGGACAATGCGGCTCTGGTTTTTATTGGGTATGTATGCATGGCATGGAAAACATCATGTGGCACATATCACTTCTCTGCGTGAAAGAATGGGCTGGAAATAATTATTAATTAAGCAGTAGTAATATGTTGT from the Bacteroidota bacterium genome contains:
- a CDS encoding ABC transporter ATP-binding protein; the protein is MSRTIISVNNLVKNYGSFQAVKGISFHVNEGEIFGLLGPNGAGKSTTLEIIETLRSKTSGEVIVDGLNLDKQPGEIKKIIGVQLQSSGYYPGLNLLQLIDLFNGLYNKSVDSMELLEMVNLKDKAKSKLKQLSGGQKQRFSIATTLINDPKIIFLDEPTTGLDPQARRSLWELVKNIREKGTTVIITTHYMDEAEYLCDRVAIIDQGKIIAMDTPDKLIDDLINSGFDRPKEMKLANLEDVFINKTGHSLRE
- a CDS encoding putative metal-dependent hydrolase; the encoded protein is MEADPKYPIGQYEPKPFSIGQKIEWMADIKFLPLQLENAVLNLDEHQLLTPYREDGWTVQQLVHHVADSHINAYCRFKLGLTEDNPTIKPYDEKRWAELNDTHKTPINISLTLLHALHQRWDEVLKQISDDEWNNHNVYHPESKRTMRLWFLLGMYAWHGKHHVAHITSLRERMGWK
- a CDS encoding CBS domain-containing protein; the protein is MNKVFNILSRKNREPISVPPECSVLKALEIMNGENIGSLVIKENDKYLGIFSERDYSRKVVLKGKNSTETTVGEIMSTDLPVVSPSDTIDHCMELMSDKNIRYMPVFDGNRMVGIISMSDVVKETILAQKETIEHLQSYIQS
- a CDS encoding GNAT family N-acetyltransferase gives rise to the protein MAIKIINYEEKYQPDFKRLNLEWLDKYNLTESHDLEIMDDPSGTVIARGGMIFLAMDGYDVVGTAGLWKSSDEEYELIKMGVDPHHRGLGISKLLLEKCISEAAKAGAEKIILFSNSQLQTAISLYKKYGFEHVPVTDAPFLTADIKMELSL
- a CDS encoding class 1 fructose-bisphosphatase, with amino-acid sequence MITNRTVLTLDEFTIQQLRQFPQATGELSSLLRDIGLAAKRVNVEVNKAGLVDILGDAGSVNVQGEDVKKLDIYANNQFMGVLKHGISCAGIASEELDDYIAFDDDVSRNSKYICLFDPLDGSGNIDVNVSIGTIFSIYRRITPKGELVKLEDFLQPGTQQVAGGYIVYGSSTMLVYATKRGVNGFTLDPAIGEFCLSHPDIKCPDAGNIYSVNHGHFFRYDEGVRDYIHKCQRKTKQDGGPYTQRYIGSMVSDVHRNLIKGGIFMYPGTTDKPKGKLRLLYECNPFAFILEMAGGKATNGKQRILEVMPTELHQRSPLFIGSKSMMEELEECLK
- a CDS encoding DNA mismatch repair protein MutS — encoded protein: MRLYPESAYLQLEFDKIKSLLAAHCQTEYAKEKADNLRIHTRIEFIQTELKQSHEYRQLISNSIYFPNDYILNLSKELKLLAIPGALLNGEQFMQLRKLAESMEKISRWFDNERKTAYPALAKIIEGVFYEKAIIGMIDDVLDETGYVKDDASDELKEIRISLYRKRNELRRQFEKIISKLNKAGYLAEIEESFMNGRRVVAVFAEQKRTVKGILHAESDSRKTAFIEPEETIELNNLIYELEHAEQREVYRILQELTRKLSAYAHLLTSYHAVIGEFDFARAKAKLGSDINGEYPVVHDKALVELVNAYHPLLFLYNKKSAKPTIPVTLTLDETKRILVISGPNAGGKTVTMKTIGLLQMMVQSGLLVPVHPSSQFGIFKQLMIHIGDTQSIEFELSTYSSHLIHMKHFMENANGKTLFFIDELGSGSDPNLGGAFAEVILKELLKKHAYGVVTTHYLNLKVMAGKTQGIVNGAMAFDEKHLQPLYKLIVGKPGSSYTFSIAERIGLDKQLINSAKQLIDEDQFRLDKLLNRTEQDLRTIEQKEKELHKQLKENEKLRKEMEEVIKKEKHTQQVELLAQQNKINEERLVYLKDMERKLKQMIIEWRKTENKNKVIKEMENLLFKKNEQKVASKMQKKIESKFEEINGEIKEGVKVKMKRNHQVGEVLELRGKRAVVKIGLLPMQVEIKDLVVVKEKEQ